From a single Phoenix dactylifera cultivar Barhee BC4 unplaced genomic scaffold, palm_55x_up_171113_PBpolish2nd_filt_p 000119F, whole genome shotgun sequence genomic region:
- the LOC103697593 gene encoding auxin response factor 17-like isoform X2, with amino-acid sequence MRPSSSGLANQPQEEEQRCLNSELWHACAGPLVSLPVVGSRVIYFPQGHSEQVAASTNKEIDSHIPNYPSLQPQLICQLHDVTMHADAETDEVYAQMTLQPLSLQEQKEPYHPTELGTPSKQPTNYFCKTLTASDTSTHGGFSVPRRAAEKVFPPLDFSQQPPAQELIARDLHGNEWKFRHIFRGQPKRHLLTTGWSVFVSAKRLIAGDSVLFIWNENNQLLLGIRRANRPQTVMPSSVLSSDSMHIGLLAAAAHAAATNSRFTIFYNPRASPSEFVIPLAQYVKAVYHTRVSVGMRFRMLFETEESSVRRYMGTITGISDLDPVRWPNSHWRSVKVGWDESTAGERQPRVSLWEIEPLTTFPMYPTPFPLRLKRPWPTGLPSLHGGKDDDLDLSSPLRWLRDGGNPGVQSLNFQGIGVTPWLQPRLDASVLGLQPDMYQSMAAAALQEIRTVDPTKQVSPTILPFQQPQVTSRSSHLLPSQILQQAQPQSQQNFHHTIQDNQVPSQTQSQFLQHQLQHCNSFGEQKQHQQIQQHQIPQQQQHLQIQQQQQRQQMQQQKHLSDHQQIPNVVSALSQFSSASHSQSPLQKNSSFSQRQNLPDSNGNSVSTSSAFPLHNILRPFSPEDTPLSLPRTTPLIASSPWPSKRVAVESILPSGAQCVVPRVEQLGATQPNTSPHSVTLAPFPGRECSVDHGNMDPQNNLLFGVNIDSSSLLVQNGMPSLRTVVSESDSAAMPYAACNFLSPSGTDFPLNQALTSSSCLDKSGFLHYSPENMDHVNPRSGTFVKVYKSGSLGRLLDITKFSSYHELRSELGRLFGLEGQLEDPVRSGWQLVFVDRENDALLVGDDPWQEFVNTVYCIKILAPQEVQQMGKQGVDLLNSAPIKRLPSNSCDGYGSRQDSRNLSAGITSVGSLDY; translated from the exons ATGAGGCCCTCATCATCAGGTCTTGCAAATCAGCCTCAGGAAG AAGAACAAAGATGTCTGAATTCAGAGTTATGGCATGCATGTGCTGGACCTCTTGTATCTTTACCTGTTGTTGGAAGTCGTGTGATATATTTCCCACAGGGCCATAGTGAGCAG GTGGCTGCATCAACAAACAAGGAAATTGATTCCCATATTCCCAACTACCCTAGCTTGCAGCCGCAGCTGATCTGTCAGCTGCATGATGTTACGATGCAT GCAGATGCAGAGACAGATGAAGTTTAtgcccaaatgacattgcaacctTTGAGCCTG CAAGAGCAAAAAGAAccctatcaccctactgaactgGGTACTCCCAGCAAACAGCCAACCAATTATTTCTGTAAGACACTGACTGCAAGTGACACCAGTACACATGGTGGTTTCTCTGTTCCCCGTCGAGCAGCTGAAAAGGTTTTTCCTCCATTG GATTTTTCGCAGCAGCCTCCTGCACAAGAGTTGATTGCAAGGGACCTTCATGGAAATGAGTGGAAATTCCGTCACATCTTCCGTG GTCAGCCAAAGAGACATCTTCTTACAACAGGATGGAGTGTTTTTGTAAGTGCCAAGAGACTTATTGCGGGGGATTCGGTCCTTTTTATCTG GAATGAAAACAATCAGTTACTTCTGGGCATTCGGCGTGCTAATCGACCACAAACAGTTATGCCTTCATCAGTTTTATCAAGTGATAGCATGCACATAGGCCTTCTTGCTGCAGCTGCTCATGCTGCTGCGACAAATAGCCGTTTTACCATATTTTATAACCCTAG GGCAAGCCCTTCTGAATTTGTTATACCGCTAGCTCAGTATGTTAAAGCAGTCTATCACACACGTGTTTCTGTGGGCATGCGTTTCCGAATGCTTTTTGAGACAGAAGAGTCAAGTGTTCGCCG ATACATGGGCACAATTACTGGGATAAGTGATCTGGACCCTGTCCGTTGGCCAAACTCGCATTGGCGTTCTGTGAAG GTTGGCTGGGATGAATCAACTGCTGGAGAGAGGCAGCCGAGGGTGTCCTTATGGGAGATCGAGCCTCTAACAACATTCCCAATGTATCCAACTCCTTTTCCTCTCAGGCTTAAGCGTCCATGGCCTACAGGATTGCCCTCATTGCATG GTGGAAAAGATGATGATCTCGATCTGAGTTCTCCACTGAGGTGGCTTCGAGATGGTGGAAACCCAGGGGTCCAATCTCTGAATTTCCAGGGAATTGGTGTTACACCTTGGTTGCAGCCAAGGCTTGATGCTTCAGTACTTGGCCTGCAACCTGACATGTACCAGTCAATGGCTGCAGCTGCACTTCAGGAAATAAGGACTGTGGATCCTACAAAACAGGTATCACCAACTATTCTGCCATTCCAGCAACCTCAAGTAACAAGCAGATCCAGCCATCTGTTACCGAGCCAGATTCTGCAGCAAGCACAACCTCAATCACAGCAAAACTTCCATCATACCATTCAAGATAACCAGGTTCCaagccagactcagtcccaatTCCTTCAGCATCAGTTGCAGCATTGCAACTCATTTGGTGAGCAGAAGCAGCACCAACAAATTCAGCAGCACCAAATaccacagcagcagcagcatctGCAAatacaacagcaacaacagcgTCAACAAATGCAACAACAGAAGCACTTGTCTGATCATCAACAAATTCCTAACGTAGTGTCTGCCTTGTCTCAGTTTTCCTCTGCTTCTCATTCCCAGTCTCCACTGCAAAAGAATTCCTCATTTTCCCAACGACAGAACCTTCCAGATTCTAATGGTAACTCTGTTTCAACTTCTAGTGCCTTCCCCCTGCATAATATTTTGCGACCATTTTCTCCAGAAGACACGCCACTCAGTTTGCCAAGAACTACCCCTCTAATCGCTTCCAGTCCATGGCCATCTAAACGAGTTGCAGTTGAGTCGATTCTCCCATCAGGTGCTCAGTGTGTTGTTCCCCGTGTGGAACAGTTAGGTGCCACACAGCCTAACACCTCTCCACATTCTGTAACATTGGCACCTTTTCCAGGAAGGGAATGTTCGGTGGATCATGGTAACATGGATCCCCAAAACAATTTGTTGTTTGGGGTTAACATAGATTCCTCGTCGCTTCTGGTGCAAAATGGCATGCCGAGCCTCAGAACTGTTGTCAGTGAATCTGATTCAGCAGCCATGCCATATGCTGCTTGCAATTTTTTGAGTCCCTCAGGAACTGACTTCCCATTGAATCAAGCCCTGACTAGTTCCAGTTGTTTGGACAAATCTGGTTTTTTGCATTATTCCCCTGAGAATATGGATCACGTGAACCCTCGGAGCGGGACCTTTGTGAAG GTTTACAAGTCAGGGTCCTTGGGGAGGTTGCTGGATATCACCAAGTTTAGCAGCTACCATGAGCTGCGTAGTGAGCTTGGGCGTCTGTTTGGCCTTGAAGGCCAGTTAGAAGACCCTGTGAGATCAGGCTGGCAGCTTGTATTCGTTGACCGGGAGAATGATGCTCTTCTTGTTGGCGATGATCCTTGGCA GGAATTTGTGAACACTGTATACTGCATAAAGATACTCGCGCCCCAAGAAGTGCAGCAGATGGGCAAACAAGGTGTTGATCTTCTGAACTCGGCACCCATCAAAAGACTCCCCAGCAACAGTTGTGATGGCTATGGAAGCCGGCAGGACTCGAGAAATCTGAGCGCTGGTATCACATCTGTGGGGTCTTTGGATTATTGA
- the LOC103697593 gene encoding auxin response factor 17-like isoform X1, whose translation MRPSSSGLANQPQEEEQRCLNSELWHACAGPLVSLPVVGSRVIYFPQGHSEQVAASTNKEIDSHIPNYPSLQPQLICQLHDVTMHADAETDEVYAQMTLQPLSLQEQKEPYHPTELGTPSKQPTNYFCKTLTASDTSTHGGFSVPRRAAEKVFPPLDFSQQPPAQELIARDLHGNEWKFRHIFREHILDAGQPKRHLLTTGWSVFVSAKRLIAGDSVLFIWNENNQLLLGIRRANRPQTVMPSSVLSSDSMHIGLLAAAAHAAATNSRFTIFYNPRASPSEFVIPLAQYVKAVYHTRVSVGMRFRMLFETEESSVRRYMGTITGISDLDPVRWPNSHWRSVKVGWDESTAGERQPRVSLWEIEPLTTFPMYPTPFPLRLKRPWPTGLPSLHGGKDDDLDLSSPLRWLRDGGNPGVQSLNFQGIGVTPWLQPRLDASVLGLQPDMYQSMAAAALQEIRTVDPTKQVSPTILPFQQPQVTSRSSHLLPSQILQQAQPQSQQNFHHTIQDNQVPSQTQSQFLQHQLQHCNSFGEQKQHQQIQQHQIPQQQQHLQIQQQQQRQQMQQQKHLSDHQQIPNVVSALSQFSSASHSQSPLQKNSSFSQRQNLPDSNGNSVSTSSAFPLHNILRPFSPEDTPLSLPRTTPLIASSPWPSKRVAVESILPSGAQCVVPRVEQLGATQPNTSPHSVTLAPFPGRECSVDHGNMDPQNNLLFGVNIDSSSLLVQNGMPSLRTVVSESDSAAMPYAACNFLSPSGTDFPLNQALTSSSCLDKSGFLHYSPENMDHVNPRSGTFVKVYKSGSLGRLLDITKFSSYHELRSELGRLFGLEGQLEDPVRSGWQLVFVDRENDALLVGDDPWQEFVNTVYCIKILAPQEVQQMGKQGVDLLNSAPIKRLPSNSCDGYGSRQDSRNLSAGITSVGSLDY comes from the exons ATGAGGCCCTCATCATCAGGTCTTGCAAATCAGCCTCAGGAAG AAGAACAAAGATGTCTGAATTCAGAGTTATGGCATGCATGTGCTGGACCTCTTGTATCTTTACCTGTTGTTGGAAGTCGTGTGATATATTTCCCACAGGGCCATAGTGAGCAG GTGGCTGCATCAACAAACAAGGAAATTGATTCCCATATTCCCAACTACCCTAGCTTGCAGCCGCAGCTGATCTGTCAGCTGCATGATGTTACGATGCAT GCAGATGCAGAGACAGATGAAGTTTAtgcccaaatgacattgcaacctTTGAGCCTG CAAGAGCAAAAAGAAccctatcaccctactgaactgGGTACTCCCAGCAAACAGCCAACCAATTATTTCTGTAAGACACTGACTGCAAGTGACACCAGTACACATGGTGGTTTCTCTGTTCCCCGTCGAGCAGCTGAAAAGGTTTTTCCTCCATTG GATTTTTCGCAGCAGCCTCCTGCACAAGAGTTGATTGCAAGGGACCTTCATGGAAATGAGTGGAAATTCCGTCACATCTTCCGTG AACACATTCTTGATGCAGGTCAGCCAAAGAGACATCTTCTTACAACAGGATGGAGTGTTTTTGTAAGTGCCAAGAGACTTATTGCGGGGGATTCGGTCCTTTTTATCTG GAATGAAAACAATCAGTTACTTCTGGGCATTCGGCGTGCTAATCGACCACAAACAGTTATGCCTTCATCAGTTTTATCAAGTGATAGCATGCACATAGGCCTTCTTGCTGCAGCTGCTCATGCTGCTGCGACAAATAGCCGTTTTACCATATTTTATAACCCTAG GGCAAGCCCTTCTGAATTTGTTATACCGCTAGCTCAGTATGTTAAAGCAGTCTATCACACACGTGTTTCTGTGGGCATGCGTTTCCGAATGCTTTTTGAGACAGAAGAGTCAAGTGTTCGCCG ATACATGGGCACAATTACTGGGATAAGTGATCTGGACCCTGTCCGTTGGCCAAACTCGCATTGGCGTTCTGTGAAG GTTGGCTGGGATGAATCAACTGCTGGAGAGAGGCAGCCGAGGGTGTCCTTATGGGAGATCGAGCCTCTAACAACATTCCCAATGTATCCAACTCCTTTTCCTCTCAGGCTTAAGCGTCCATGGCCTACAGGATTGCCCTCATTGCATG GTGGAAAAGATGATGATCTCGATCTGAGTTCTCCACTGAGGTGGCTTCGAGATGGTGGAAACCCAGGGGTCCAATCTCTGAATTTCCAGGGAATTGGTGTTACACCTTGGTTGCAGCCAAGGCTTGATGCTTCAGTACTTGGCCTGCAACCTGACATGTACCAGTCAATGGCTGCAGCTGCACTTCAGGAAATAAGGACTGTGGATCCTACAAAACAGGTATCACCAACTATTCTGCCATTCCAGCAACCTCAAGTAACAAGCAGATCCAGCCATCTGTTACCGAGCCAGATTCTGCAGCAAGCACAACCTCAATCACAGCAAAACTTCCATCATACCATTCAAGATAACCAGGTTCCaagccagactcagtcccaatTCCTTCAGCATCAGTTGCAGCATTGCAACTCATTTGGTGAGCAGAAGCAGCACCAACAAATTCAGCAGCACCAAATaccacagcagcagcagcatctGCAAatacaacagcaacaacagcgTCAACAAATGCAACAACAGAAGCACTTGTCTGATCATCAACAAATTCCTAACGTAGTGTCTGCCTTGTCTCAGTTTTCCTCTGCTTCTCATTCCCAGTCTCCACTGCAAAAGAATTCCTCATTTTCCCAACGACAGAACCTTCCAGATTCTAATGGTAACTCTGTTTCAACTTCTAGTGCCTTCCCCCTGCATAATATTTTGCGACCATTTTCTCCAGAAGACACGCCACTCAGTTTGCCAAGAACTACCCCTCTAATCGCTTCCAGTCCATGGCCATCTAAACGAGTTGCAGTTGAGTCGATTCTCCCATCAGGTGCTCAGTGTGTTGTTCCCCGTGTGGAACAGTTAGGTGCCACACAGCCTAACACCTCTCCACATTCTGTAACATTGGCACCTTTTCCAGGAAGGGAATGTTCGGTGGATCATGGTAACATGGATCCCCAAAACAATTTGTTGTTTGGGGTTAACATAGATTCCTCGTCGCTTCTGGTGCAAAATGGCATGCCGAGCCTCAGAACTGTTGTCAGTGAATCTGATTCAGCAGCCATGCCATATGCTGCTTGCAATTTTTTGAGTCCCTCAGGAACTGACTTCCCATTGAATCAAGCCCTGACTAGTTCCAGTTGTTTGGACAAATCTGGTTTTTTGCATTATTCCCCTGAGAATATGGATCACGTGAACCCTCGGAGCGGGACCTTTGTGAAG GTTTACAAGTCAGGGTCCTTGGGGAGGTTGCTGGATATCACCAAGTTTAGCAGCTACCATGAGCTGCGTAGTGAGCTTGGGCGTCTGTTTGGCCTTGAAGGCCAGTTAGAAGACCCTGTGAGATCAGGCTGGCAGCTTGTATTCGTTGACCGGGAGAATGATGCTCTTCTTGTTGGCGATGATCCTTGGCA GGAATTTGTGAACACTGTATACTGCATAAAGATACTCGCGCCCCAAGAAGTGCAGCAGATGGGCAAACAAGGTGTTGATCTTCTGAACTCGGCACCCATCAAAAGACTCCCCAGCAACAGTTGTGATGGCTATGGAAGCCGGCAGGACTCGAGAAATCTGAGCGCTGGTATCACATCTGTGGGGTCTTTGGATTATTGA
- the LOC113461356 gene encoding uncharacterized protein LOC113461356, producing MEHQKKEAVKTLEQAEELFKANDLQGALMGAEKAGGLFPSLPGLPNVLVAYRVHVNARLKKLPSGKTDWYSVLCVRPSSLPEVIKKNYKIFCDLTHPGKNKYAAAEGAFKLVEQAWRCINSSITSPEPQITTSRRYPPPPPARSGDAKPKPATRNSDGKLVCPHCQAEFGCNITVESPVLCKCQSCHGCAVITPENKFTGSSLPPRPGTAQATSFTQPSSSQSSMPNFLLCPFCASRNSYTVIDGLCRITCKQCCVSSSINMDGASSNKSDQTGGALPPSSQTGMVCRKCRTPYDGEIPIGRRILRRCKLCGSWASIKLEIKQITVYDDQRRTLAADLPNQTTRGSR from the coding sequence ATGGAGCACCAGAAGAAGGAAGCCGTGAAGACCTTGGAGCAAGCCGAAGAGTTGTTCAAAGCCAACGACCTACAAGGAGCACTGATGGGGGCAGAGAAGGCTGGAGGCCTCTTCCCCTCCCTCCCTGGTCTCCCTAACGTGCTAGTCGCCTACCGCGTCCATGTCAATGCCAGGTTAAAAAAGCTACCGTCCGGGAAGACCGACTGGTACTCTGTCCTCTGCGTCCGACCCTCGTCCCTCCCCGAGGTGATCAAGAAGAATTACAAGATCTTCTGCGACCTCACCCACCCTGGCAAGAACAAGTATGCCGCTGCCGAAGGTGCTTTCAAGCTTGTCGAGCAAGCTTGGAGATGCATAAATTCTTCCATCACCAGTCCGGAACCCCAAATCACAACATCTCGTCGATATCCACCACCGCCTCCCGCTCGGTCTGGCGATGCCAAGCCGAAACCAGCCACCAGGAATTCTGATGGCAAATTGGTCTGTCCGCATTGCCAAGCAGAGTTTGGCTGCAACATTACAGTCGAGAGTCCTGTGCTTTGCAAGTGCCAGAGCTGCCACGGTTGCGCCGTGATTACACCGGAAAACAAGTTCACcggttcttctcttcctcctcggcCAGGCACAGCACAAGCCACCTCTTTCACTCAGCCCTCTTCATCGCAGTCGAGCATGCCGAACTTTCTGCTGTGCCCCTTCTGCGCGAGTCGGAATAGCTACACAGTAATTGACGGCCTCTGCCGCATCACTTGCAAGCAATGTTGCGTTTCTTCTTCCATCAACATGGATGGTGCTTCCTCCAACAAAAGCGATCAAACTGGTGGTGCCTTGCCGCCGAGTTCGCAAACCGGCATGGTGTGCCGAAAGTGCCGCACTCCGTATGACGGTGAGATACCGATCGGCCGGCGGATCCTTCGGAGGTGCAAGCTGTGTGGTTCATGGGCTTCCATCAAGCTGGAGATCAAGCAAATCACTGTTTACGATGATCAGCGGCGCACACTGGCTGCCGACCTGCCGAACCAAACTACTCGTGGCTCCAGGTAG